One genomic window of Chelonoidis abingdonii isolate Lonesome George chromosome 5, CheloAbing_2.0, whole genome shotgun sequence includes the following:
- the ARL9 gene encoding ADP-ribosylation factor-like protein 9, which translates to MEFLEIGGSESLRSYWKMYLPRVLMLIYVVDSADHERFPLAKQLLHQLIQNDSTLPVVILANKQDLKGAYCITDIHDALALSEMGDERKMFLIGTHVAEDGSEISSSMKDAKELIAQLVSETQ; encoded by the exons TTGGGGGCAGCGAATCTTTGCGTTCCTATTGGAAGATGTACCTGCCTAGGGTTCTCATGCTGATATACGTTGTGGATTCAGCAGATCATGAGCGCTTCCCTTTGGCTAAACAGCTTCTTCATCAGTTGATCCAAAATGACTCCACTCTGCCCGTGGTGATCCTAGCCAATAAACAG GATCTCAAAGGTGCCTATTGCATCACAGATATTCATGATGCTCTGGCATTGTCTGAAATGGGAGATGAGAGAAAGATGTTCCTGATTGGAACCCACGTTGCAGAGGATGGCTCCGAGATCTCTTCCAGCATGAAGGATGCCAAGGAACTGATTGCGCAGCTGGTTTCAGAAACTCAGTGA